From a region of the Branchiostoma floridae strain S238N-H82 chromosome 13, Bfl_VNyyK, whole genome shotgun sequence genome:
- the LOC118429515 gene encoding uncharacterized protein LOC118429515 yields MHGTWAGTGNGGGGGGGGASGLRGFAKLANRPPPNQQTGCRDPCAEIPLCRAIVTLILGGLLLIAGIVITALHYSGQLQGDDTGTVGPVLLCLGFMFCLLGIVWIPILRRKEARRQGTDFYEAQAERVRLEAARQKELAETERLHGGNPIV; encoded by the exons ATGCACGGCACCTGGGCCGGAACAG gtAACGGCGGAGGCGGCGGCGGTGGCGGTGCCAGCGGTCTGCGCGGCTTCGCCAAGCTGGCTAACCGGCCTCCTCCCAACCAGCAGACGGGGTGCCGAGACCCGTGCGCCGAGATCCCGCTGTGCCGCGCCATCGTGACTCTCATCCTGGGCGGCCTGCTCCTCATCGCCGGCATCGTCATCACCGCGCTGCACTACTCGGGACAGCTGCAAGGGGACGATACCGGCACGGTGGGGCCCGTGCTGCTCTGTCTCGGCTTCATGTTCTGTCTCCTCGGCATCGTCTGGATCCCCATCTTGAGGCGGAAGGAGGCCCGGCGACAGGGTACGGACTTTTACGAGGCGCAGGCGGAGCGGGTACGGCTGGAGGCCGCGCGGCAGAAGGAGCTGGCAGAGACCGAGCGGCTACACGGAGGGAACCCCATTGTTTAG